GTCGCCAAATAGGCAATAACAGAAAGAATCGGTGCGACCAGCAGCGCAATGATGACGTGTTTATTTTTAAGCATGAAACTTCCTTGCCGCAATGCCGTTTCACCAACCTAGCGAAAACTCGGTGTTATGTCGTCAATATTTCATCATCGATGACAACACTTCAATCAATGATAGCCACCATAACAACCCGAAAGCGTTTATGGTGGCTTCTTTTACTCATTCAATTCTAGTGCTCAGTCAATTTTAGTGCTCAACCGCGCCACCAGCACCGGCAGGAATACGCACATCTTCCACCAAGTCTTTTACTGATTGCGGTGTTTCTGCCGTCACTCTTGATACTGCAAATGCCACACTAAAATTCACCAAGGCACCAATAGCACCAAATGCATTGGGCTCAATGCCAAAGAACCAGTTCTCACCCCAGCTTTCTAGATATCGCCAATCAGCAAAGAACAAAATCCCTTTGTGCTGAAACACATAGAATAAAGTGATCCCGATACCTGCAATCATGCCTGCAATTGCACCCTCTTTATTGATGCTTTTACTAAAGATACCCATCATTAATGCAGGGAAAATCGAAGAGCCAGCCAAGCCAAAGGCCAGAGCCACCGTGCCAGCGGCAAAGCCTGGCGGATTCAGCCCTAAATACCCCGCCACGGCAATGGCCACAGCCATGGATATTCGACTGGCAAAGAGCTCTTTTTTCTCAGAAATATTGGGATTGATCACCCCTTTGATTAAATCATGAGAGATTGCAGAAGAGATCGCCAGCAACAAACCTGCCGCTGTTGAAAGTGCCGCAGCCAGACCTCCCGCAGCAACCAATGCAATGACCCAATTGGGCAGTTTTGCAATCTCAGGATTTGCCAGCACCATAATGTCGCGATCAACCTTCAGCTCATTGGTCGCAGGATTGGATGTGTATTCAATATATCCATCGCTGTTTTTATCCTCAAAGCCGAGCAAGCCTGTTTTTTCCCAGTTTTTAAACCATTCAGGTCGTTCATCATAAGCAAGGTGCTGACTCGGCGCGGGATTCACTGTATCCATTAAATTAAGACGCGCCATGGCAGACACTGCGGGGGCGGTTGTGTATAGAATCGCGATAAATAGCAATGCCCAACCTGCTGACGTGCGCGCATCTCGCACCTTTGGCACCGTAAAGAAACGAATGATGACATGGGGTAAACCCGCAGTACCAATCATCAGCGACAAGGTGTAGACAAACATATTGAGGGTGTCGCCACGCACTTGCGTGGTGTATTCGCTAAAACCAAGCTCAGTCACCACTTGATCAAGCCTGTCGAGCAGATACACATCGGTGCCTGCAAGCGTACTCCCGAGCCCTATTTGCGGCAGGGGGTGACCCGTTAACTGCAAAGAGATAAAGATGGCAGGGATGGTATAGGCAAAAATAAGCACGCAATATTGCGCAATCTGCGTATAGGTGATCCCTTTCATGCCGCCCATCACGGCGTACATAAAGACGATACACATGCCAATAAGCAGGCCTGTGGCATAGTCGACCTCAAGAAAGCGGCCAAAGGCGACGCCCACCCCTTTCATTTGACCGATCACATAAGTGACCGAGGCGATAATTAAGCAAATAACCGCCACAATACGCGCCGTGTTTGAATAGAAGCGCTCGCCAACAAACTCAGGCACGGTAAATTTGCCAAATTTGCGCAAATAAGGCGCCAACAAAAGAGCCAATAATACATAGCCCCCCGTCCACCCCATCAGAAAGACCGAGCCGCCGTAACCCATAAACGCGATTAAACCAGCCATTGAAATAAACGAAGCCGCTGACATCCAATCTGCCGCAGTTGCCATCCCATTGGCAATGGGGTTGACACCACCGCCCGCCACGTAAAACTCTTTGGTTGAGCAAGCACGAGTCCAGATTGCAATACCGATATAGAGCAGAAAGGTGGCACCGACAATCAGGTAAGTCGTCGTTTTCAAATCCATGATTTCTGCTCCTTACTCGTCTACATCAAATTCTCTGTCGATTTGTCGCATCTTCCACGCGTAGAAGAAAATGATCCCAAGGAAGGTATAAATTGAGCCTTGCTGTGCAAACCAAAAACCCAATTTGTATCCACCTATTTGTATTTGATTGAGTACATCTACAAATAAAATGCCGCAACCAAAAGAGACGATAAACCAAAGGATCATTAAGCCGATCATCAGTCTTACGTTCTTACGCCAATAAGCGTGGGCTCGTTCCTGACTTTCAAACGCCATTGCTATCTCCTTTATATTTGTATTGATAGAATGCTTCCAAATTCAAAATAGCAGCGTTGAGAAAAGTTCTCCTTTTCACTTTCAGCGATAAAATTTCAAGTTAAATTGCAATACAAATAGCCAACTGCAGCGTGCACTGGGGCAAAGGACTCGATCATCCTTCCCGCAAATAGGACTAAGATTGATTTTTTGTAGCACAAGAATTGCAACTGAGATCACGATATATCAATTTTTAACAACGTGTCACTGTGCTTTTGCTAAGTGAACGCAACGCCGCACCATGTCAATAGAAAAGCATGGATAAACTATGCGCGCATAAAATATGGGTGAATCAATGGGTGACTCACCTGCAGATGAGTCTCTGTATTCAGAATAAAAAATACAGAGACAGAAAAAATAGAGAACGAATCAAGAGAAAAAAATTTGTACTGGATTATTAAATCATCACGATTTGAATTAGAACCGTCATTGATGAAATACAAAATGATTGAAAAAACACGCCTATTGAACCTAATAAACGCGTATTTGTCATAAAACGCTTCAGGCAAAAGCGCCCTATCTTATAGAGTCATCGCAAACGCCAGAATATCAATGCGCTGATGCTTACTGTAATCAGCGAATCTCGTCCTGCCCATCTTCATGATGGCCAATGGCACCCACTTCCAAAAATGGAGCCACATTCAGCTGCTCTGCATTCATCATTGAGGAGATACGCTGCACGGAAGAGAGCAGCAAATTTTGCTCCCAAGGCTCCAAAGCTTGAAAACGCTCAATAAAATGATGTTGAAGCGGTAACGGCGCATCAGAAAGTAGACGACGCCCCTCATCAGTCAAATAGGCATGCACTTTTCGCTTATCAAGCAAACTACGCTGTCGTTCAACCAATCCGCGGCTTTCAAGGCGATCAATAATCGTGGTCGCCGTTGCCTGACTCATATTGGTATTTTTCGACAGCTGACGAATCGTTACTTCACCAGAGTCACGGATCGCACGCATAATCAGCAGTTGAGGACCTGTCAGTCCCAACTCTTTATTGAGCTGTCGAGAGTGTAAATCAATGGCGCGAATAATTTGGCGAATCGCAACCAGTACTTCTTCATGAATATCCATAAGCCCCCCGTAGCAAACTGGAAAAAACTACATGAATCAGCTGTGAACATAAAGCTAAAATGATGAAAATATGACAAAAGGCAGCCATTGGCTGCCTTTTTCTACACACTGTGTGTTTATTGTGCTGCTTTCTTTGCAACGACAATCCATGTATCAAATAATGCACGATTGGCTTTAATCCATGCATCAGCATGGGCCTCAACATCCGCGGGTTTGTTTTGCCCTTCATACATCATGCGATTTTGCGTGTTCACCGCATTGATCGGCAGTGCCATCACTTCAAATAGTTTGGCCGCAGCTGGGTTGTCTTGTGCAAATTGCTTATTGGCAACAATGCGCATGGCATTCATCTCAAAGCCATAGTTCTTGCCATTGGTAAGCTTGGTATCCACATCGCCTCGCGCGCCCGGTAGCGATGAAAATGGCACTTCTAACCACGTCACATCTTTACCCGGAACTAGCACACCACTGAGCCAGTAAGGCGTCCATGTATAGTAGAGAATCGGCTCACCTTGCTTATAACGCGCAATGCTGTCTGCAATGATTGCAGCATAGTTGCCTCGATTGTGAGTGACACTGTCACGAAGTTCATAGGCATCGAGATGATGTTCAATCACCAACTCACACCCCCAACCTGGGTTACAACCTGTTAAGTCCGCTTTGCCATCATTATTGGCATCAAACAATGCTGCAATTTTAGGATCTTTCAACTGCTCAATATTGGTAATTTTGTATTTATCAGCGGTTTTTTTGTCGATCAAATAACCCTGCGCAGCACCAGTGATATAGTTGCCCTTCATATAGAATTTGGCATCACCACCAGCCTTGTTGTATTTGTCGATATGAAGCGGCATCCACGCCACCGCAAGGTAAGTAGCATCGCCAGAAGCCACTGAAGCATACCCAACGTTATAATCCACCTCTTTGATGGGCTGAACTTCATAGCCAAGCTCTGCCAAGGCTTTATTGACGATTAAGGTTTGAAATGTTTCTTCAGCAACGGCGCCCTGTACACCTTGTACTTGGATCCCTTGACCGGGGAGTGTACCGGCTTGCGCCCAAAATGGAGCAGCCACAAGACATGCAGCCGCGAGATTGCGTTTCCATGAAACAATCATGCGTCTTCCTCTTTTGTTGAAATTGATTGAGCTGAAATAAGTTGATTTGAAGTGCGGTTTAATCCGCGATAACACAGGCCAATTGGGCCGCGCTGATACCAACGCATCGTGCGATCGCGTCCATCTTCGCCCAAGCGTTGGGTAATGCGATCGAGCAAAATCGCCATAATAACGATGCCAAGTCCGCCTACTGCAGCCATGCCGACATCCATTTGTCCCATGCTGCGATATACGGTGAGCCCCAAACCGCCGACACCAATCATCGAGGCAATCACCACCATCGACAGTGACAACATTAAGGTTTGGTTCATACCCGCCATAATGGTTGGCATGGCTAAGGGTAATTCGATGCGTGTGAGCATTTGCCAGCGACTTGCGCCAAAGGCATGCCCCGCTTCAATGAGCTCTTCGGGGACTTGCTGGATCCCCAAAATAGTCAATCGAATCATCGGCGGCAGGGCGAAAATAATTGTCACAATGACCCCTGATACATTACCGATACTAAACAGCATCACCACTGGAACCAGATAGACAAAGGCGGGCGTAGTTTGCATCGCATCCAATATGGGTTTGACCAACTGCGATGCGCGATTTGATTTCGATAAGCCGATGCCCAAAGGCAATCCAAGCAGCACACAGAAAAAGAGTGAGGTGAGCACCAATGACAGGGTCACCATGGCTTCTTGCCACAAGCCAAGCATGCCAATGGCAAGCATCGATACCATGGAAATTAACCCGAGGCGCTTGCCAACCAGCTGCCAGACAAAAAGAAAAATCAGCAGCAACATCAAAGGTGCTGGCATTTGCGTCAGCGCATATTCAAAGTGACTCAAAATAAAATCGATGGGTTGGCGTATCGCCTGAAATACAGGACGTCCTTGCTCTACCAGCGTTTCAAGCCCGCTGTTGACCCAGCTATCTAAAGGAAGCTGTGATTGTTCAAATGGATTGAGCCAGTCAAAGGGCTGTTCACTGACGTTGGATGGTGTCACATGCGACACCCAACTATCGGCTTGTCCTGTCACTGCGTCTGCTGACCATGGATCAGCGCTGGCACCCGCGTCCCCTGCACTCGCCCAGGGATCAGCGTCAATTTGCCCGCTCTCCGAGATTTGTGCATCCACTGTACTTTCTGCATTAACCGTACTTTCTGCATTAACTGTATTTTCGGAGGTCGCCATAGTTTGCGCCCAAGGATCGAGCGGCGCATTATCTTGCGTTATATCAGTCATGATTTAAGCCCTATCCAATGTTTGCAGTAAGCGGGTTTTGCTAATTACGCCATGATAAAAACCATCTTTATCAACAACGGGTAAGGGATATGGCACTTTAGCCACATCACCAATGACGTCACCAATCGGCTGCTCTGGCAAAACACTATGGCTATTTTTTAGTACGGCGGCATCGATGGGCAGATTCTGG
The nucleotide sequence above comes from Vibrio stylophorae. Encoded proteins:
- a CDS encoding sodium:solute symporter family protein, translated to MDLKTTTYLIVGATFLLYIGIAIWTRACSTKEFYVAGGGVNPIANGMATAADWMSAASFISMAGLIAFMGYGGSVFLMGWTGGYVLLALLLAPYLRKFGKFTVPEFVGERFYSNTARIVAVICLIIASVTYVIGQMKGVGVAFGRFLEVDYATGLLIGMCIVFMYAVMGGMKGITYTQIAQYCVLIFAYTIPAIFISLQLTGHPLPQIGLGSTLAGTDVYLLDRLDQVVTELGFSEYTTQVRGDTLNMFVYTLSLMIGTAGLPHVIIRFFTVPKVRDARTSAGWALLFIAILYTTAPAVSAMARLNLMDTVNPAPSQHLAYDERPEWFKNWEKTGLLGFEDKNSDGYIEYTSNPATNELKVDRDIMVLANPEIAKLPNWVIALVAAGGLAAALSTAAGLLLAISSAISHDLIKGVINPNISEKKELFASRISMAVAIAVAGYLGLNPPGFAAGTVALAFGLAGSSIFPALMMGIFSKSINKEGAIAGMIAGIGITLFYVFQHKGILFFADWRYLESWGENWFFGIEPNAFGAIGALVNFSVAFAVSRVTAETPQSVKDLVEDVRIPAGAGGAVEH
- a CDS encoding DUF4212 domain-containing protein, whose amino-acid sequence is MAFESQERAHAYWRKNVRLMIGLMILWFIVSFGCGILFVDVLNQIQIGGYKLGFWFAQQGSIYTFLGIIFFYAWKMRQIDREFDVDE
- a CDS encoding MarR family winged helix-turn-helix transcriptional regulator; translated protein: MDIHEEVLVAIRQIIRAIDLHSRQLNKELGLTGPQLLIMRAIRDSGEVTIRQLSKNTNMSQATATTIIDRLESRGLVERQRSLLDKRKVHAYLTDEGRRLLSDAPLPLQHHFIERFQALEPWEQNLLLSSVQRISSMMNAEQLNVAPFLEVGAIGHHEDGQDEIR
- the proX gene encoding glycine betaine/L-proline ABC transporter substrate-binding protein ProX, whose product is MIVSWKRNLAAACLVAAPFWAQAGTLPGQGIQVQGVQGAVAEETFQTLIVNKALAELGYEVQPIKEVDYNVGYASVASGDATYLAVAWMPLHIDKYNKAGGDAKFYMKGNYITGAAQGYLIDKKTADKYKITNIEQLKDPKIAALFDANNDGKADLTGCNPGWGCELVIEHHLDAYELRDSVTHNRGNYAAIIADSIARYKQGEPILYYTWTPYWLSGVLVPGKDVTWLEVPFSSLPGARGDVDTKLTNGKNYGFEMNAMRIVANKQFAQDNPAAAKLFEVMALPINAVNTQNRMMYEGQNKPADVEAHADAWIKANRALFDTWIVVAKKAAQ
- the proW gene encoding glycine betaine/L-proline ABC transporter permease ProW, coding for MTDITQDNAPLDPWAQTMATSENTVNAESTVNAESTVDAQISESGQIDADPWASAGDAGASADPWSADAVTGQADSWVSHVTPSNVSEQPFDWLNPFEQSQLPLDSWVNSGLETLVEQGRPVFQAIRQPIDFILSHFEYALTQMPAPLMLLLIFLFVWQLVGKRLGLISMVSMLAIGMLGLWQEAMVTLSLVLTSLFFCVLLGLPLGIGLSKSNRASQLVKPILDAMQTTPAFVYLVPVVMLFSIGNVSGVIVTIIFALPPMIRLTILGIQQVPEELIEAGHAFGASRWQMLTRIELPLAMPTIMAGMNQTLMLSLSMVVIASMIGVGGLGLTVYRSMGQMDVGMAAVGGLGIVIMAILLDRITQRLGEDGRDRTMRWYQRGPIGLCYRGLNRTSNQLISAQSISTKEEDA